One stretch of Ornithinimicrobium ciconiae DNA includes these proteins:
- the putP gene encoding sodium/proline symporter PutP, with amino-acid sequence MSDTNFQLLAIGVYFLAMIGIGYYAFRKTSSHEDYMLAGRGLNPMTAALSAGASDMSGWLMMGLPGAIYAAGLIEAWIAIGLTVGAYLNWLVVAPRLRAYTEVAQNSITIPSFFENRLHDRSRLLRIVSGLIILIFFTFYVSSGMVAGGVFFESSFDSNYQVGMLLVAGVTLLYTLFGGFLGASLTDVVQGLMMVIALVIVPLIAFFTVGGLSDVQDGISESGAELSGLFPANMDTLVWFGIISSLAWGLGYVGQPHIIVRFMALRSVASAKPARRISITWMIVSLVGAVVSGFIGIAYIQRSDVTLDNPETIVLVMSQALLHPFIAGLVLAAVLAAIMSTLSSQLIVCSSALVEDLYRVRAKEPPSQQRLVLLGRLCVLGVALVAILLALNPNDTILELVGFAWAGFGAAFGPIVLLSLFWRKLSNWGALVGMITGAVTVFLWDALEGWTDASIFTVYEILPGFLLNLVVAIVVSNMTYQENPELEDEFDTASELVTSVR; translated from the coding sequence ATGTCCGACACCAACTTCCAGTTGCTCGCGATCGGTGTCTACTTCCTGGCGATGATCGGAATCGGCTATTACGCCTTCCGCAAGACCAGCAGCCACGAGGACTACATGCTCGCCGGGCGTGGGCTCAACCCCATGACGGCAGCCCTGAGCGCCGGTGCCTCCGACATGTCGGGCTGGCTGATGATGGGCCTGCCCGGCGCCATCTACGCCGCCGGGCTGATCGAGGCTTGGATCGCGATCGGTCTCACGGTGGGTGCCTACCTCAACTGGCTCGTCGTGGCGCCCCGCCTGCGCGCCTACACCGAGGTGGCGCAGAACTCCATCACGATCCCCAGCTTCTTCGAGAACCGGCTGCACGACCGGTCCCGGCTGCTGCGCATCGTCTCGGGCCTGATCATCCTCATCTTCTTCACCTTCTATGTCTCCTCCGGCATGGTCGCCGGTGGTGTCTTCTTCGAGTCCTCGTTCGACTCCAACTATCAGGTCGGGATGCTGCTCGTGGCCGGCGTCACCCTGCTCTACACCCTCTTCGGTGGGTTCCTGGGAGCCTCGCTCACGGACGTGGTGCAGGGGCTGATGATGGTGATCGCGCTGGTCATCGTGCCGCTCATCGCCTTCTTCACCGTCGGCGGGCTGTCCGACGTGCAGGACGGCATCAGCGAGTCCGGCGCGGAGCTGTCCGGCCTGTTCCCCGCCAACATGGACACCCTGGTGTGGTTCGGGATCATCTCCTCACTGGCCTGGGGCCTGGGCTATGTCGGTCAGCCACACATCATCGTGCGCTTCATGGCGCTGCGCAGCGTCGCGAGCGCCAAGCCGGCCCGTCGCATCAGCATCACCTGGATGATCGTCTCCCTCGTCGGAGCGGTGGTCTCCGGGTTCATCGGCATCGCCTACATCCAGCGCAGCGACGTCACCCTGGACAACCCCGAGACCATCGTCCTGGTCATGTCCCAGGCCCTCCTGCACCCGTTCATCGCCGGCCTGGTGCTGGCCGCGGTGCTCGCGGCGATCATGTCGACCCTGTCCAGCCAGCTGATCGTCTGCTCCTCGGCGCTGGTGGAGGATCTCTATCGGGTCCGGGCCAAGGAGCCGCCCAGCCAGCAGCGCCTCGTGCTTCTGGGCCGGCTGTGCGTCCTCGGGGTGGCGCTCGTCGCGATCCTGCTGGCTCTCAACCCCAACGACACCATCCTCGAGCTGGTCGGCTTTGCCTGGGCCGGTTTCGGTGCCGCCTTCGGGCCGATCGTGCTGCTCAGCCTGTTCTGGCGCAAGCTCAGCAACTGGGGCGCCCTGGTCGGCATGATCACCGGCGCGGTGACCGTCTTCCTGTGGGATGCACTGGAGGGCTGGACGGACGCCTCGATCTTCACCGTCTACGAGATCCTGCCGGGCTTCCTGCTCAACCTGGTCGTGGCGATTGTCGTCAGCAACATGACCTATCAGGAGAACCCCGAGCTGGAGGACGAGTTCGACACAGCCAGCGAGCTCGTCACCTCGGTGCGGTAG
- a CDS encoding DUF1269 domain-containing protein gives MSELIIIGYDDHETADRAYNKVMDLQRDFVVELNGLATVHIDDKGKKHVEMPQKIVGASATAGGLWGVLVGLLFLAPGLGLLLGGAFGALSGKLSKAGIDRSFRERVEGMLTPGSAAVVVMAGKITEDKFNKAMAEFGGTVLQTSLSEEDEAELAADLAGEQE, from the coding sequence ATGTCTGAACTCATCATCATCGGTTACGACGACCACGAGACGGCAGACCGCGCCTACAACAAGGTGATGGACCTGCAGCGAGACTTCGTCGTCGAACTCAACGGCCTGGCCACGGTGCACATCGACGACAAGGGCAAGAAGCATGTCGAGATGCCGCAGAAGATCGTCGGTGCCTCGGCCACCGCCGGCGGACTCTGGGGAGTCCTGGTGGGCCTGCTCTTCCTGGCCCCCGGCCTGGGGCTGCTGCTCGGCGGGGCCTTCGGTGCCCTCAGCGGCAAGCTGAGCAAGGCCGGGATCGACAGGTCCTTCCGGGAGCGCGTCGAGGGCATGCTCACCCCGGGCAGCGCGGCGGTGGTGGTCATGGCCGGCAAGATCACCGAGGACAAGTTCAACAAGGCCATGGCGGAGTTCGGCGGAACCGTGCTGCAGACCTCCCTCTCGGAGGAGGACGAGGCTGAGCTCGCCGCGGACCTGGCGGGCGAGCAGGAGTAG
- a CDS encoding MsnO8 family LLM class oxidoreductase, producing MDGLTQTPSALVLGVPLSLLDRSRIRQGEQAGVALRATVDRAVRAEELGFHRFWVAEHHAVPGIASGSPPVLMAAVAAATRRIRVGSGGIMLPNHRPLIVAEQARMLAALHPGRIDLGVGRSLGFTAPVREALGVTQYRPENFAQDLGALQEFLDDTRPVTVMPPGIAAPPLFVLATGSGLATAAERGLPVVVGGPVLHGDLEPLSDYRRQFRPSAHWPEPHLIISADVLIAQTPERARDLALPEAWAMVASRSTGAFPPLSDHEPHGLTGRQQALVEEHVERTVHGTADQVAQRLRDLVARTGAAEVIAFSSTFDRAAQDASDAALARLQHRGTDQSHPQGV from the coding sequence ATGGATGGGCTGACGCAGACTCCGAGCGCGCTGGTCCTGGGCGTGCCGCTCTCCCTGCTCGACCGCTCCCGCATCCGTCAGGGTGAGCAGGCGGGGGTCGCGCTGCGGGCCACCGTCGATCGGGCCGTGCGCGCCGAGGAGCTCGGATTCCACCGGTTCTGGGTCGCCGAGCACCACGCGGTGCCTGGGATCGCCAGTGGGAGTCCGCCGGTGCTGATGGCGGCGGTCGCAGCCGCCACCCGACGGATCCGGGTCGGCTCGGGCGGGATCATGCTCCCCAACCACCGGCCGCTCATCGTGGCGGAGCAGGCTCGGATGCTGGCGGCCCTGCACCCCGGCCGCATCGATCTGGGCGTCGGGCGGTCCCTCGGATTCACAGCCCCGGTGCGCGAAGCGCTCGGTGTCACGCAGTACCGGCCCGAGAACTTCGCGCAGGACCTGGGCGCCCTCCAGGAGTTCCTCGACGACACCAGGCCGGTGACCGTCATGCCACCCGGGATCGCCGCACCACCCCTCTTTGTCCTCGCGACCGGTTCCGGACTCGCCACCGCCGCAGAGCGTGGGCTCCCCGTCGTGGTTGGTGGGCCGGTGCTCCACGGCGACCTGGAGCCGTTGTCCGACTACCGGCGCCAGTTCCGCCCCAGCGCCCACTGGCCCGAGCCGCACCTGATCATCAGTGCAGACGTCCTCATCGCCCAGACCCCGGAGCGCGCTCGCGACCTTGCGCTGCCCGAGGCCTGGGCGATGGTGGCGTCGCGGTCCACCGGCGCCTTTCCACCCCTGTCGGACCATGAGCCGCACGGGCTCACTGGCCGTCAGCAGGCACTGGTGGAGGAGCACGTGGAACGCACCGTGCACGGCACGGCGGACCAGGTCGCCCAGAGACTGCGCGACCTGGTCGCTCGCACCGGTGCCGCCGAGGTCATCGCCTTCAGCTCGACCTTCGATCGAGCTGCGCAGGACGCGTCCGATGCCGCCCTTGCTCGGCTGCAGCACAGGGGAACTGACCAAAGTCATCCGCAGGGGGTATAG
- a CDS encoding ankyrin repeat domain-containing protein, producing MEEPSQESVEFAHQLMDLARQGATAQLVAYLDAGAPPNLTDASGNTLLMLAAYHGHADLVRELASRGADVDRLNDRGQSPLAGAIFKGEPAVVAALLEHGADPEAGAPTARATAEMFGKTDLLPPP from the coding sequence ATGGAGGAACCCAGCCAGGAGTCGGTCGAGTTCGCCCACCAGCTGATGGATCTCGCGCGGCAGGGGGCGACGGCTCAGCTCGTTGCCTATCTGGACGCCGGGGCTCCACCCAATCTCACCGACGCATCGGGCAACACGCTGCTGATGCTCGCGGCCTATCACGGCCACGCCGACCTGGTCCGTGAGCTGGCGTCCCGAGGAGCCGACGTCGACCGGCTCAACGACCGCGGACAGTCGCCTCTGGCGGGCGCGATCTTCAAGGGTGAGCCGGCCGTGGTGGCCGCCCTGCTGGAGCATGGCGCGGACCCCGAGGCGGGAGCGCCGACTGCTCGCGCGACGGCCGAGATGTTTGGCAAGACCGACCTGCTCCCGCCCCCCTGA
- a CDS encoding GNAT family N-acetyltransferase, producing the protein MTITLDRPRLRDLDGVVEALRSWQEDSTPFQLHPGDLGWLWRTGTDATTAAVRTWTRDGGLVAIGILDGPDLLRLAMAPTAHRDEELAQHLAADLSAPERGVLPAGTVSLESPPGALLPELLDESGWHADEVWTPLRRDLSDPVENPGVRIETVGPADAPDWARVQKSAFGSALSLEEMVHRWHAMAQGIPYADARSLVARDSANAAVAAITVWSAGPGRCGLIEPMGVHEDHRGHGYGRAITMAAAAALRDLGSSAVLVATPSANVGAVAAYRSAGFAALPERVDRQRPPHRGSATIGA; encoded by the coding sequence ATGACGATCACACTGGACCGGCCAAGGCTGCGTGACCTCGACGGCGTCGTCGAGGCGCTGCGCAGTTGGCAAGAGGACAGCACACCCTTCCAGCTGCACCCGGGCGACCTGGGTTGGCTCTGGCGCACGGGAACCGACGCCACGACCGCTGCTGTGCGCACCTGGACGCGCGACGGTGGGCTGGTCGCGATCGGCATACTCGACGGCCCTGACCTGCTCCGCCTCGCGATGGCACCGACGGCGCACCGGGACGAAGAACTGGCCCAGCACCTGGCAGCGGATCTGTCGGCACCGGAGCGGGGAGTGTTGCCAGCCGGGACGGTGTCGCTGGAGTCACCTCCGGGAGCGCTGCTGCCCGAGCTCCTCGACGAGTCCGGCTGGCACGCCGATGAGGTGTGGACCCCGCTGCGTCGCGACCTGAGCGACCCCGTCGAGAACCCGGGAGTCCGGATCGAGACGGTCGGACCAGCCGACGCTCCGGACTGGGCGCGGGTGCAGAAGTCCGCCTTCGGCTCCGCCCTGAGCCTGGAGGAGATGGTGCACCGCTGGCACGCGATGGCTCAGGGAATCCCGTATGCCGATGCCCGCTCCCTCGTCGCCCGCGACAGTGCCAACGCTGCCGTGGCAGCGATCACCGTGTGGTCGGCGGGGCCGGGACGCTGTGGTCTGATCGAGCCGATGGGTGTGCACGAGGACCACCGCGGCCACGGATACGGCCGTGCGATCACGATGGCCGCAGCGGCGGCGCTGCGCGACCTCGGATCCTCGGCCGTCCTGGTGGCCACGCCCAGCGCCAACGTCGGCGCCGTCGCCGCCTATCGGTCAGCTGGGTTTGCGGCGCTGCCCGAGAGGGTGGACCGTCAGCGGCCCCCACACCGCGGTTCGGCCACCATAGGGGCATGA
- a CDS encoding HAD family hydrolase, whose protein sequence is MSDTSAPIAAIVFDMDGVLTDTETIWDEVRRGLAAQDDLPWPEGATEAMMGMSTPEWAHYLTTTVGIRGDAAQRTLEGMAARYRQHLPTMPGAVEAVRRLGSRWPLGLASSSPRTLIDSSLEALGLTDQFQVSVSTEEVAAGKPAPDGYLRACDLLGVDPGSAVAIEDSSNGIRSAAAAGLQVIAIPHQAFPPAQDALALAAVVVGNLDEVTPDLVAGLAGSADR, encoded by the coding sequence ATGAGCGACACATCTGCCCCCATCGCCGCCATCGTCTTTGACATGGACGGTGTGCTGACCGACACCGAGACCATCTGGGACGAGGTGCGCCGCGGCCTGGCCGCGCAGGATGACCTCCCGTGGCCCGAGGGTGCCACCGAGGCGATGATGGGTATGTCGACCCCCGAGTGGGCGCACTACCTCACCACCACCGTCGGCATCCGCGGGGACGCCGCCCAGCGCACCCTGGAGGGGATGGCCGCACGCTATCGCCAGCACCTGCCGACGATGCCCGGCGCCGTGGAGGCAGTGCGTCGGCTAGGCTCGCGCTGGCCGCTGGGGCTGGCCTCGTCCTCACCCCGCACCCTGATCGACTCCTCGCTGGAGGCGCTCGGCCTGACCGACCAGTTCCAGGTGTCGGTCTCGACGGAGGAGGTTGCTGCCGGCAAGCCCGCACCGGACGGCTATCTGCGGGCCTGCGACCTGCTCGGCGTCGACCCGGGCTCGGCCGTGGCGATCGAGGACTCCAGCAACGGGATCCGCTCCGCCGCCGCCGCAGGACTGCAGGTCATCGCCATCCCGCACCAGGCCTTCCCCCCGGCCCAGGACGCGCTGGCCCTGGCCGCCGTCGTCGTGGGCAACCTCGATGAGGTGACCCCCGACCTGGTGGCCGGACTCGCCGGATCGGCAGACCGATGA
- a CDS encoding pyridoxal-phosphate dependent enzyme yields MTLWFSNPAARQWPSTDGAAVDAVRVFHRGLDGYAPTPLVDLPALAAELGVGRVLVKDESARLGLPAFKILGASWACRQALDRTPGATLVTATDGNHGRAVARMARELGTGATIFVPAVMPESTATLIASEGAEVIRVAGDYDETVRTAAAYADEQGSASGAPRALVQDTAWEGYEEVPQWIVHGYATLPEEVDEALGRQPDLFAVPVGVGSLAQAVVSHYRHGTSGTPGTPRTSVLAVEPDSAACVLTSLRDGIPTSVPTAATVMAGLNCGTVSSLAWPVLREGCDAAVAVSDEAALTASRDLGELGVSSGPCGAATLAGVRAALSDPDRRADLALPPDAVVVLLSTEGVDSA; encoded by the coding sequence ATGACGCTCTGGTTCAGCAATCCCGCTGCCCGACAGTGGCCCTCGACCGACGGTGCAGCAGTCGATGCCGTCCGTGTCTTCCACCGCGGTCTGGACGGCTATGCGCCGACGCCTCTGGTCGACCTGCCTGCCCTGGCCGCCGAGCTCGGTGTGGGCCGGGTGCTGGTCAAGGACGAGTCTGCGCGCCTCGGGCTGCCCGCCTTCAAGATCCTCGGGGCCTCGTGGGCCTGTCGGCAGGCGCTCGATCGCACTCCGGGGGCCACGCTGGTGACCGCCACGGACGGCAACCACGGCCGGGCAGTCGCGCGGATGGCCCGCGAACTGGGCACGGGCGCAACGATCTTCGTCCCCGCCGTCATGCCGGAGAGCACCGCGACGCTCATCGCCTCCGAAGGCGCCGAGGTCATCCGGGTGGCCGGTGACTATGACGAGACGGTGCGCACCGCCGCCGCGTATGCCGACGAGCAGGGAAGTGCGTCCGGCGCACCCCGCGCACTGGTGCAGGACACCGCCTGGGAGGGATATGAGGAGGTGCCGCAGTGGATCGTCCACGGCTACGCGACGCTGCCCGAGGAGGTGGACGAGGCGCTGGGCCGTCAGCCGGACCTGTTTGCCGTCCCGGTCGGGGTGGGCTCGCTGGCTCAGGCAGTCGTGTCCCACTACCGTCACGGGACCAGCGGCACCCCCGGCACCCCCCGCACCAGTGTCCTCGCGGTCGAGCCCGACTCAGCGGCGTGCGTGCTCACCAGCCTGCGCGACGGCATACCCACCTCGGTGCCCACCGCAGCGACGGTGATGGCGGGCCTGAACTGCGGCACTGTCTCCAGCCTGGCCTGGCCGGTGCTGCGCGAGGGGTGTGACGCCGCGGTGGCGGTCAGCGACGAGGCGGCACTGACCGCCTCCCGCGATCTCGGCGAGCTCGGCGTCTCATCGGGACCGTGCGGTGCCGCCACGCTTGCCGGCGTGCGGGCAGCCCTCAGTGATCCGGACCGCAGGGCAGACCTCGCCTTGCCTCCGGACGCCGTCGTCGTCCTGCTGTCGACGGAGGGCGTCGACTCGGCCTGA
- a CDS encoding hexameric tyrosine-coordinated heme protein → MTVELVPGNTLITATPQEGRELAITMARKTIGAMQPDAEVRQVLRPGYATSADSLTAAGHVVAVEFATIAAANNYWRGDSV, encoded by the coding sequence ATGACCGTGGAACTCGTCCCGGGAAACACACTGATCACCGCCACGCCGCAGGAGGGCCGCGAACTGGCGATCACCATGGCCCGCAAGACGATCGGGGCGATGCAGCCCGACGCGGAGGTCCGGCAGGTGCTGCGGCCCGGCTACGCGACGAGCGCCGACTCGTTGACGGCGGCGGGCCACGTCGTGGCCGTCGAGTTCGCCACGATCGCAGCCGCCAACAACTACTGGCGCGGGGACAGCGTCTGA
- the purU gene encoding formyltetrahydrofolate deformylase encodes MTQPAPPPAPGGLPQGPAYVLTLDAPERPGLAHLVTGFLQDWHADILELKQFDDFRAGRFFLRVHFVLDQAHDDPGEEGLRTAFTPLAEGVEGAFTIRGAATRRRVLIMVSKFPHALNDLLFRARNDELGAEIVAVASNHPDSQQLVEWHGVPFFHIPITRETKRQAEAELLELIDRFDVELVVLARYMQIFSDDLSRRLSGRAINIHHSFLPSFKGAKPYHQAYDRGVKTVGATAHYVSSDLDEGPIIAQSVQEVDHAFGPEELIATGRDTECKALSNAVRWHCEGRVFLHEHRTVILR; translated from the coding sequence ATGACCCAGCCAGCTCCCCCACCGGCACCCGGCGGGCTGCCCCAGGGTCCGGCATACGTCCTGACCCTTGACGCTCCGGAACGCCCCGGTCTCGCCCACTTGGTGACCGGCTTCCTGCAGGACTGGCACGCCGACATCCTCGAGCTCAAGCAGTTCGACGACTTCCGCGCCGGACGCTTCTTCCTCCGGGTCCACTTCGTGCTCGACCAGGCACATGACGACCCCGGTGAGGAGGGTCTGCGCACGGCCTTCACCCCGCTGGCCGAAGGGGTCGAGGGGGCGTTCACGATCCGTGGCGCAGCGACCCGACGGCGTGTGCTGATCATGGTCTCCAAGTTCCCCCACGCCCTCAACGACTTGCTCTTTCGCGCCCGCAACGACGAGTTGGGCGCCGAGATCGTGGCGGTGGCTTCCAACCATCCGGACTCCCAGCAGCTCGTGGAGTGGCATGGGGTCCCGTTCTTTCACATCCCGATCACCCGGGAGACCAAGCGCCAGGCCGAGGCTGAGCTGCTCGAGCTCATCGACCGGTTCGACGTGGAACTGGTGGTGCTGGCGCGCTATATGCAGATCTTCAGCGACGACCTGTCGCGACGGCTCAGCGGGCGAGCGATCAATATCCACCACTCGTTCCTGCCCAGTTTCAAGGGAGCCAAGCCCTATCACCAGGCGTATGACCGTGGGGTCAAGACGGTCGGGGCCACCGCGCACTATGTCTCCAGCGACCTGGACGAGGGGCCGATCATCGCGCAGAGCGTGCAGGAGGTGGACCACGCCTTCGGTCCCGAGGAACTGATCGCGACCGGTCGGGACACCGAGTGCAAGGCACTGTCCAACGCCGTCCGCTGGCACTGCGAGGGTCGGGTCTTCCTGCACGAGCACCGGACCGTGATCCTGCGCTGA
- a CDS encoding 2-oxo acid dehydrogenase subunit E2: protein MARRKVTQLSFIFDHRVCDGGTAGGFLRYVADCVNAPSVSCASVSMPSRSPSVSSGNYCNPATVIQASSASMPIASPACSRFRASLVPRSSVVGCPGGPRR, encoded by the coding sequence GTGGCGCGGCGCAAGGTCACCCAGCTGTCGTTCATCTTCGACCACCGAGTGTGCGACGGAGGCACGGCAGGCGGATTCCTGCGCTATGTCGCCGACTGCGTGAACGCCCCATCCGTGAGCTGCGCGAGCGTCAGCATGCCGTCGCGCTCACCGTCGGTCAGCTCGGGGAACTATTGCAACCCGGCCACGGTGATCCAGGCCAGCAGCGCCAGTATGCCGATCGCGTCGCCCGCCTGTTCCCGCTTCAGGGCGTCTTTGGTCCCCAGAAGCTCGGTGGTGGGCTGCCCTGGCGGCCCGAGACGCTGA
- a CDS encoding CoA transferase, with product MSNDQPLDGITVVSIAINLPGPAAVARLAAQGAAVVTVLPPGGDPMQQYARAYFDELHVGQELRTIDLKSEAGQSDLDDLLATADILITSSRPSALRRLHLDFTSVHARHPQLCQVDIVGYPGDQAETAGHDLTYQAGHGLIVDGRMPSALMVDLAGSERAAAEACAALIARARLGEGVRREVPLSDLAQTLSGPLRAGLTGPGQLLGGGLPVYGVYDTLDGQIALAALEPHFTKALLVALRLSPEDCTRERLSQVFAERTATDWQTWANEHDIPLVRCA from the coding sequence ATGAGCAACGACCAACCTCTCGACGGCATCACCGTCGTCTCGATCGCGATCAACCTGCCCGGCCCGGCCGCCGTCGCGCGGCTTGCCGCCCAGGGCGCCGCCGTGGTGACAGTGCTCCCGCCAGGCGGGGACCCGATGCAGCAGTACGCAAGGGCTTACTTCGATGAGCTGCACGTCGGTCAGGAGCTGCGCACCATCGACCTCAAGTCAGAGGCCGGCCAGTCCGATCTCGACGACCTGCTCGCGACCGCGGACATCCTGATCACCTCCTCGCGGCCGTCCGCGCTGCGAAGACTGCACCTGGACTTCACCAGCGTGCACGCGCGGCACCCACAGCTCTGCCAGGTCGACATCGTCGGCTACCCCGGAGACCAGGCAGAGACCGCCGGTCATGACCTGACCTACCAGGCAGGGCACGGCCTCATCGTCGACGGACGCATGCCGTCAGCCCTGATGGTCGACCTCGCCGGCTCCGAGCGGGCGGCTGCGGAAGCCTGCGCCGCACTCATCGCACGCGCCCGCCTGGGGGAGGGGGTCCGTCGCGAGGTGCCACTGTCGGACCTCGCGCAGACCCTCTCCGGCCCGCTGCGCGCCGGCCTGACGGGCCCCGGGCAACTGCTCGGCGGAGGCCTGCCCGTCTATGGCGTCTACGACACTCTGGATGGCCAGATCGCCCTGGCCGCTCTCGAGCCGCACTTCACCAAGGCGCTGCTGGTTGCCCTTCGCCTCTCACCCGAGGACTGCACCCGGGAGCGGCTCAGCCAGGTCTTCGCTGAGCGCACCGCCACCGACTGGCAGACCTGGGCCAACGAGCACGACATCCCGCTCGTCAGGTGCGCATGA
- a CDS encoding amidase translates to MEDYQVHDAVSLAALVRQGEVTPDELLTEARRRRDEVNPRLNAVVMDLDPPVASEGIDGPFSGVPFLLKDLGQYVEGQACSDGSRSLVGLPRAETATAVQRWLDSGLVIFGRTNTPEFGAKGVTEPAVYGAARNPWNTDHSPGGSSGGAAAAVAAGIVPCAAASDGGGSIRIPASACGLFGLKASRGLVPSGPAVSEALGGIATSGVISRTVRDSAAMLDVLVGPSAESPYLAAVPRTAYADEVGQDPGRLRVGMCTSSSINADPHPEAIAAVRSTADLLTELGHEVVELEQAPFDDAELARDFLTIWFAYAAYEVDLAKRASGADDSQFEPDTLTMAALGRATKPMELIQALENRQVHIRRLAAFHETHDLLLTPTTATPPPRIGAFDLPPRLQAMQARLIKVKGAGLLRFTSLIDQIIGANHSWVPYTQLANMTGRPAMSVPLHWTPDGLPIGSQFVGSLGSEGVLLRLASQLEAARPWAQRRPQLRPLRDAPGDAGTVER, encoded by the coding sequence GTGGAGGACTACCAGGTGCACGATGCGGTCTCGCTGGCCGCTCTTGTCCGCCAGGGCGAGGTCACGCCGGATGAGCTGCTCACTGAGGCCCGACGGCGCCGTGACGAGGTCAACCCCCGGCTCAACGCCGTCGTCATGGACCTCGACCCGCCGGTCGCCAGTGAGGGGATCGACGGCCCGTTCTCCGGGGTCCCGTTCCTGCTCAAGGACCTCGGACAGTATGTCGAGGGGCAGGCGTGCAGCGACGGCAGCCGGTCGCTGGTGGGGTTGCCCCGCGCCGAGACCGCGACGGCGGTGCAACGGTGGCTCGACTCCGGCCTGGTGATCTTTGGCAGGACCAACACCCCGGAGTTCGGGGCCAAGGGAGTGACCGAGCCTGCCGTCTATGGAGCGGCCCGCAACCCGTGGAACACCGACCATTCTCCGGGTGGATCGTCCGGCGGGGCAGCTGCGGCCGTGGCGGCCGGCATCGTGCCGTGCGCGGCGGCGAGCGACGGTGGTGGTTCGATCCGCATCCCCGCCTCGGCGTGCGGTCTCTTCGGTCTCAAAGCGTCGCGCGGTCTCGTGCCGTCCGGCCCGGCCGTGTCGGAGGCGCTGGGTGGGATCGCCACGAGCGGCGTGATCTCGCGGACGGTCCGGGACAGTGCCGCGATGCTCGACGTCCTGGTCGGGCCGTCCGCTGAGTCGCCATACCTGGCGGCGGTGCCGCGCACGGCATACGCCGACGAGGTGGGGCAGGACCCGGGTCGGCTCCGGGTCGGCATGTGCACGTCGAGCTCGATCAACGCTGACCCGCATCCTGAGGCGATCGCCGCCGTGCGCAGCACGGCCGACCTGCTCACCGAGCTAGGTCACGAGGTGGTCGAGCTCGAGCAGGCACCGTTCGACGACGCCGAACTGGCTCGGGACTTCCTCACGATCTGGTTTGCCTATGCCGCCTACGAGGTTGATCTTGCCAAGCGGGCGAGTGGTGCCGACGACTCGCAGTTTGAGCCCGACACCCTCACCATGGCCGCCCTCGGTCGGGCGACGAAACCGATGGAGCTGATCCAGGCGCTCGAGAACCGCCAGGTGCACATCCGTCGTCTTGCAGCCTTCCACGAGACCCACGACCTGCTGCTGACCCCGACCACCGCGACCCCACCCCCGCGCATCGGGGCGTTTGATCTGCCGCCGCGGCTGCAGGCCATGCAGGCCAGGCTCATCAAGGTCAAGGGTGCCGGGCTGCTGCGGTTCACGTCGCTCATCGACCAGATCATCGGCGCCAACCACAGCTGGGTGCCCTACACACAGCTCGCCAACATGACCGGTCGTCCGGCCATGTCCGTGCCGCTGCACTGGACGCCGGACGGCCTGCCGATCGGATCGCAGTTCGTCGGCTCGCTCGGCTCAGAGGGAGTGCTGCTGCGGCTCGCCTCCCAGCTGGAGGCTGCCCGTCCCTGGGCGCAGCGACGCCCTCAACTCCGGCCCCTGAGGGACGCCCCAGGGGACGCTGGCACAGTGGAGAGGTGA
- a CDS encoding type II toxin-antitoxin system PemK/MazF family toxin, which yields MRRGELWTVAGGVHASKPDLFEATTSVTVVPLISTLVDAPLLRVRVDADEVTGLQQESQIMIDKLTTVPRDNVVSRVGRLRPESLVEVERARMAFVGLAR from the coding sequence GTGAGGCGCGGTGAGCTGTGGACGGTCGCCGGCGGTGTCCATGCTTCCAAGCCCGACCTCTTCGAGGCCACCACTTCCGTGACTGTCGTACCACTGATCAGCACGCTGGTCGACGCACCTCTGCTACGGGTGCGGGTCGACGCTGACGAGGTCACTGGCCTCCAGCAGGAGAGCCAGATCATGATCGACAAACTGACGACCGTGCCGCGCGACAACGTCGTTTCTCGCGTCGGACGACTTCGCCCCGAGAGCCTCGTGGAGGTCGAGAGAGCACGGATGGCCTTCGTGGGCCTCGCCCGATAA